A section of the Felis catus isolate Fca126 chromosome B2, F.catus_Fca126_mat1.0, whole genome shotgun sequence genome encodes:
- the HTR1B gene encoding 5-hydroxytryptamine receptor 1B, with protein sequence MEETNTHCAPPPPAGSQTGVSQANLSSAPPNCSTEGYIYQDSIALPWKVLLILVLALFTLATTLSNAFVIATVYRTRKLHTPANYLIASLAVTDLLVSILVMPISTMYTVTGRWTLGQVVCDFWLSSDITCCTASILHLCVIALDRYWAITDAVEYSAKRTPKRAAVMIALVWVFSISISLPPFFWRQAKAEEEVSDCRVNTDHMLYTVYSTVGAFYFPTLLLIALYGRIYVEARSRILKQTPNRTGKRLTRAQLITDSPGSTSSVTSVNSRAPDVPSESGSPVYVNQVKVRVSDALLEKKKLMAARERKATKTLGIILGAFIVCWLPFFIISLVMPICKDACWFHLAIFDFFTWLGYLNSLINPIIYTMSNEDFKQAFHKLIRFKCTG encoded by the coding sequence ATGGAAGAAACCAACACTCATTGCGCCCCACCGCCGCCCGCGGGCTCCCAGACCGGGGTTTCTCAAGCCAACCTCTCCTCCGCTCCCCCCAATTGCAGCACCGAGGGCTATATTTACCAGGACTCCATCGCCCTGCCCTGGAAAGTACTCCTGATCCTGGTGCTGGCGCTCTTCACCTTGGCCACCACGCTCTCCAATGCTTTTGTGATTGCCACTGTGTACCGGACCCGGAAGCTGCACACCCCAGCCAACTACCTGATCGCATCCCTGGCGGTAACCGACCTGCTCGTATCCATCCTGGTGATGCCCATCAGCACCATGTACACGGTCACCGGCCGCTGGACGCTGGGCCAGGTGGTCTGCGACTTCTGGCTGTCGTCGGACATCACCTGTTGCACAGCTTCCATCCTGCACCTCTGTGTCATCGCCCTGGACCGCTACTGGGCCATCACGGACGCTGTGGAGTACTCCGCTAAAAGGACTCCCAAGAGGGCCGCGGTCATGATCGCGCTGGTGTGGGtcttctccatctccatctcGCTGCCGCCCTTCTTCTGGCGTCAAGCCAAAGCCGAGGAGGAGGTGTCGGACTGCAGGGTGAACACCGACCACATGCTCTACACAGTTTACTCCACGGTGGGCGCTTTCTActtccccaccctgctcctcATCGCCCTCTACGGCCGCATCTATGTGGAAGCCCGCTCCCGGATTTTGAAACAGACGCCCAACAGGACCGGCAAGCGCCTGACCCGAGCCCAGCTGATAACCGACTCCCCCGGGTCCACGTCCTCGGTCACCTCCGTTAACTCCCGGGCTCCTGATGTGCCCAGCGAATCCGGGTCCCCTGTGTACGTGAACCAAGTCAAAGTGCGAGTCTCTGACGCCCTGCTAGAGAAGAAGAAGCTCATGGCCGCTAGGGAGCGCAAAGCCACTAAGACCCTGGGGATCATTTTGGGAGCCTTTATTGTGTGTTGGCTGCCCTTCTTCATCATCTCCCTGGTGATGCCTATTTGCAAGGATGCCTGCTGGTTCCACCTGGCCATCTTTGACTTCTTCACGTGGCTGGGCTATCTCAACTCCCTTATCAACCCCATCATCTATACCATGTCCAATGAGGACTTCAAACAAGCGTTCCATAAACTGATACGCTTTAAGTGCACAGGTTGA